From Candidatus Manganitrophus morganii, the proteins below share one genomic window:
- a CDS encoding DJ-1/PfpI family protein gives MKRVLILLAPGFEEIEAVTIIDILRRAGVAVTVAGTVEGAIEGSRKVKLLADLSIDKVAGGDYEMIVLPGGQPGTNNLAADERVGRILKEAAAKERYISAICAAPSILASAGFLDGKKATSHPSVRERMHGADYSEARVVVDGRWVTSRAPGTAMEFAFELVRRLVGEEKVKEVNQGVMARL, from the coding sequence ATGAAGCGCGTGTTGATTCTTTTGGCCCCCGGGTTCGAAGAGATCGAGGCGGTCACGATCATTGACATTCTCCGCCGGGCCGGCGTCGCGGTAACGGTCGCCGGAACGGTAGAAGGGGCGATCGAAGGCTCCCGGAAGGTGAAGCTCCTCGCCGATCTTTCGATCGACAAGGTCGCCGGCGGCGATTATGAGATGATCGTGTTGCCCGGCGGACAGCCCGGCACAAACAACCTCGCCGCGGATGAACGGGTCGGGCGGATCTTGAAGGAGGCGGCGGCGAAAGAGAGATACATCTCGGCGATCTGCGCCGCGCCGTCGATCCTCGCCTCGGCCGGTTTCCTCGACGGAAAGAAAGCGACGAGCCATCCTTCGGTGCGGGAGCGGATGCACGGGGCCGATTATTCCGAGGCGCGGGTGGTCGTCGACGGCAGATGGGTGACCAGCCGCGCTCCCGGCACGGCGATGGAGTTTGCTTTTGAATTGGTCCGGCGGCTGGTCGGAGAAGAAAAAGTCAAAGAGGTGAACCAGGGGGTCATGGCGCGGTTGTAG